The following coding sequences are from one Arachis hypogaea cultivar Tifrunner chromosome 7, arahy.Tifrunner.gnm2.J5K5, whole genome shotgun sequence window:
- the LOC112702988 gene encoding uncharacterized protein, with amino-acid sequence MDVSKHWMDTPRHEKEYQLGVEKFLHFAFSSTGVPQGKKIQCPCAKCCNRLWLRRHDVYDHLICNGFIKGYRRWFNHGKSLVAMDVDSDTDGEYNCNDNIDELLRDRFRDTTQVNGQNMEPNESAKEFYKFVDEASQELYPGCKGFTRTIAWLSSLEKKMDGVYGLLKVLVHQVNPGMSDEEVAALGQATQNSLLDVSSSRPKNTPHSSESTHIPPKDDDSGENNFVQNR; translated from the exons ATGGATGTGTCCAAGCATTGGATGGATACACCACGTCATGAAAAAGAATATCAACTAGGTGTAGAAAAATTTTTACACTTTGCTTTTTCATCAACGGGAGTTCCTCAAGGGAAAAAAATTCAATGCCCATGTGCAAAGTGTTGTAATAGACTTTGGTTAAGGAGACATGACGTGTATGACCATCTAATATGCAACGGATTCATAAAAGGTTATAGGCGGTGGTTTAATCATGGGAAATCACTTGTTGCTATGGATGTTGACAGTGACACAGATGGTGAATATAACTGTAATGATAACATTGATGAGTTGTTACGTGATAGATTCAGAGATACTACACAAGTTAATGGACAAAACATGGAGCCTAACGAAAGTGCAAAGGAATTTTATAAATTTGTAGATGAGGCAAGCCAAGAACTATACCCCGGGTGTAAAGGATTCACAAGAACTATAGCCTGGCTCTCATCATTAGAGAAGAAGATGGACGGTGTATATGGTTTATTAAAGGTATTAGTGCACCAAGTCAATCCGGGAATGAGTGACGAAGAGGTAGCAGCCTTAGGGCAAGCTACCCAAAATTCTCTTTTGGATGTCTCAAGTAGCAGACCAAAAAATACTCCTCACTCCTCTGAATCAACTCACATTCCACCCAAAGATGAT GATAGTGGTGAAAACAATTTCGTTCAAAATAGATGA
- the LOC114924252 gene encoding uncharacterized protein: MTTNISECVNSVLKGTRNLPVTSLVKSTYRRLAELFVLRGQIADAQVGSGQEFCQALVKAIERNIRESRCFTVTLYDRHQSEYTVAETTPTGNFSLGSYRVSLKDHTCDCGYFQALHYPCCHAIACCAHSRLNWAPYVHEVYRMSEVFKVYSHGFVPPIPEGLWPPYAGPTIIPDPNMRRAREGRPKATRVRGVMDRSAENQPKRCGLCRQPGHTRRSCGQRRDIAGGDS; this comes from the coding sequence ATGACGACGAACATCAGTGAATGTGTGAACTCCGTGTTAAAGGGAACTCGCAACCTCCCGGTCACTTCGTTGGTAAAGTCCACATACAGAAGGCTTGCTGAGCTATTCGTGCTCCGGGGACAAATAGCAGACGCGCAAGTTGGATCTGGACAAGAATTTTGTCAGGCTTTGGTCAAGGCTATTGAAAGGAACATAAGAGAGTCAAGGTGCTTCACCGTCACCTTGTACGACAGGCACCAGTCGGAGTACACGGTGGCTGAGACGACACCGACTGGAAACTTCTCGTTAGGTAGCTATAGAGTCTCGCTGAAGGATCACACATGTGATTGTGGCTACTTTCAGGCGCTCCATTATCCATGTTGTCACGCCATTGCTTGTTGCGCCCACTCGCGGCTTAATTGGGCACCATATGTGCATGAAGTGTATCGTATGAGTGAGGTGTTCAAAGTTTACAGTCACGGGTTTGTTCCGCCCATCCCAGAAGGCCTATGGCCCCCATATGCCGGGCCAACTATCATCCCTGATCCTAATATGAGGCGAGCGAGGGAAGGTCGTCCGAAGGCAACTAGGGTCCGTGGTGTCATGGACCGATCTGCTGAGAACCAGCCCAAGCGCTGTGGCCTCTGTCGACAACCTGGTCATACACGGAGGAGCTGTGGCCAGCGAAGAGATATTGCTGGCGGAGATAGTTAG
- the LOC112701431 gene encoding uncharacterized protein: protein MYDTLVLAADEDIRVLFHCVRSFPEVRIHELYAKLEVTLDSSGASAPVHSSTAAGGASCSVPAIRPSVPQVASPSFAADLVQTEAVRTVPSPNQGVLQQAFQGESGRATDDEVQGFGEPDRIENAMRDDDSDQEPHYPPHFSTLNLEAPGEDPVGVATVGGSSTEFQIGQSFQSKDEAVLSVKDYSIRRGVEYRVLESDHLKYHGKCKDFGKTCSWLIRISLRARKGTWEVRRYNGPHTCLATSISSDHRQLDYHVICARIFPLVSADAAVPIKVLQQATEADYGFKPSYRKVWKAKQKAVAQIYGDWEEFYAELPRWMLGVQLTMPGTVTVLQTSPVRVVDQIDESTVYFHRLFWTFPPCVEAFQHCKPLVSIDGTHLYGKYGGTLLLAIAQDGNSNILPIAFALVEGENAESWSFFLSNLRTHVTPQEGILVISDRHNGIKAALENPVNGWLPPRAYRAYCIRHVAANFSLSFKGKDARRMLVNASYAKTEAEFYYWFDIIRTENPAMCDWANRMEYEK, encoded by the exons ATGTATGATACGTTGGTGTTAGCGGCTGACGAAGATATTAGGGTTCTGTTTCATTGCGTAAGGAGTTTTCCTGAGGTCAGAATACACGAGCTGTATGCGAAGTTGGAGGTTACTCTAGATAGTTCTGGGGCATCGGCTCCTGTTCATAGCTCGACTGCCGCAGGCGGTGCATCTTGCTCGGTGCCTGCGATCCGACCATCTGTTCCGCAGGTTGCCTCACCTTCTTTTGCAGCTGATTTGGTACAAACGGAGGCAGTTCGTACTGTACCTTCCCCGAATCAAGGGGTCCTGCAGCAGGCATTTCAGGGGGAATCCGGTCGTGCCACAGATGATGAAGTTCAAGGCTTTGGGGAACCTGATCGAATAGAGAATGCAATGCGGGACGATGACTCTGACCAGGAGCCT CATTACCCTCCACACTTCTCGACGCTAAACTTGGAGGCTCCGGGTGAAGACCCGGTGGGAGTTGCTACAGTTGGCGGTTCGTCAACAGAATTTCAGATTGGGCAATCCTTCCAGAGTAAAGATGAAGCTGTTCTTAGTGTGAAGGACTATAGCATCCGTCGAGGTGTTGAGTACCGAGTGTTGGAATCGGACCATCTGAAGTATCATGGAAAGTGCAAGGATTTCGGCAAAACTTGTAGTTGGCTGATTCGGATTTCGCTCCGTGCACGAAAGGGCACCTGGGAGGTAAGGAGGTACAACGGTCCCCACACTTGCTTAGCCAcatctatttccagtgatcaccGTCAGCTTGATTACCACGTTATCTGTGCGAGGATTTTTCCGTTGGTTAGTGCGGATGCTGCAGTACCAATCAAGGTGTTGCAACAAGCAACTGAAGCTGATTACGGCTTCAAGCCCAGTTACCGGAAGGTTTGGAAAGCAAAACAGAAGGCAGTTGCACAAATATATGGAGATTGGGAAGAGTTTTATGCCGAGTTGCCACGTTGGATGCTAGGAGTGCAGTTGACGATGCCCGGGACAGTTACTGTGTTGCAGACCTCTCCTGTTCGAGTTGTGGACCAGATTGATGAGTCAACAGTGTATTTTCATCGTCTGTTCTGGACATTTCCACCTTGCGTTGAGGCCTTCCAGCATTGCAAGCCGCTTGTGAGTATTGATGGTACCCACTTGTACGGCAAATATGGAGGCACCTTACTGTTGGCGATTGCACAGGATGGGAACTCAAACATCCTCCCGATAGCATTCGCCCTTGTAGAGGGGGAAAATGCCGAGTCATGGTCTTTTTTCTTGTCCAACTTAAGAACGCATGTGACGCCACAAGAGGGTATCCTTGTTATCTCagacaggcataacggcatcaaggctgcaCTTGAGAATCCCGTGAATGGTTGGCTGCCACCACGTGCTTATCGGGCGTACTGTATCCGTCATGTGGCAGCAAATTTTAGCCTTTCTTTTAAAGGTAAAGATGCCAGAAGGATGCTGGTTAATGCGTCGTACGCAAAAACTGAGGCAGAGTTCTATTACTGGTTTGACATCATACGTACAGAGAATCCGGCCATGTGTGACTGGGCGAACCGGATGGAGTATGAGAAGTGA